Proteins from a single region of Haloterrigena alkaliphila:
- a CDS encoding nucleotidyltransferase domain-containing protein: MAIEVRLPLPDEQVFRYAAMDEALEILARNPTEEFSNREFQRLTGYGGPSVSKALSLLEAMGLIVRRDVGNRTLYRIDERRLRDADDPLLEIPQAEFREPLGRFVERVDDEVPSIAGILCFGSVARGEADRASDIDIFVLVGENENPVSARRTVSDIARDLEEEPIGGDRYEFEVFAESPESARKRGEDLRPVLQEGIPLVESETFRQVKRDVFGVNG, translated from the coding sequence ATGGCCATCGAAGTACGACTTCCACTCCCTGACGAGCAGGTCTTTCGGTACGCAGCGATGGACGAGGCGCTCGAGATACTCGCCCGCAACCCGACCGAAGAGTTCTCGAACCGAGAATTCCAGCGACTAACCGGTTACGGCGGCCCCAGCGTTTCGAAGGCACTCTCCCTCCTCGAGGCGATGGGACTCATCGTCAGGCGCGACGTCGGGAATCGGACCCTCTATCGGATCGACGAACGCCGGCTTCGCGACGCCGACGACCCGCTTCTCGAAATCCCTCAGGCGGAGTTTCGCGAGCCGCTCGGACGATTCGTCGAACGAGTGGACGACGAAGTGCCCTCGATCGCTGGAATCCTCTGCTTCGGCAGCGTGGCGCGCGGCGAAGCGGATCGCGCGAGCGATATCGACATCTTCGTTCTCGTCGGCGAGAACGAGAATCCGGTTTCGGCGCGACGAACCGTCTCGGACATCGCACGGGACCTGGAAGAGGAACCGATCGGCGGCGATCGGTACGAGTTCGAGGTCTTCGCCGAATCGCCCGAGAGCGCCCGCAAGCGCGGCGAGGATTTGCGACCCGTCCTGCAGGAGGGGATTCCCCTCGTCGAGAGCGAGACGTTCCGGCAAGTGAAGCGCGACGTCTTCGGGGTGAACGGATGA
- a CDS encoding HalOD1 output domain-containing protein translates to MIVDDSDYQQAGHTTFDPDTDHSLSEAVLTTVEEHQGIDLVEADFTLYDIIDPEALERLFRFNQDAATTVSFFVDGTRVSLRDVGDVVEIWAAERQP, encoded by the coding sequence ATGATCGTGGACGATTCGGACTATCAGCAGGCCGGCCACACGACGTTCGATCCGGACACCGATCACTCCCTGAGCGAGGCGGTGTTGACGACCGTCGAGGAACACCAGGGGATCGACCTCGTCGAGGCGGACTTCACGCTGTACGACATCATCGATCCGGAGGCCCTCGAGCGACTCTTTCGGTTCAATCAGGACGCGGCGACGACGGTCTCGTTCTTCGTCGACGGTACTCGCGTTTCACTCCGAGACGTCGGTGATGTCGTCGAGATCTGGGCCGCGGAACGACAGCCGTAG
- a CDS encoding PadR family transcriptional regulator produces the protein MDDLTGFQRDLLYVIAGADQPSGQEVKDEVEKYYNSEINHGRLYPNLDTLVNKELVEKGQLDRRTNYYAISDEGYESIEQRREWEQQYID, from the coding sequence ATGGACGATCTGACCGGATTTCAACGCGATCTGCTGTACGTGATCGCCGGAGCCGACCAGCCGTCTGGCCAGGAAGTAAAAGACGAAGTCGAGAAGTATTACAACAGTGAGATCAATCACGGCCGTCTGTACCCCAATCTCGACACGCTCGTTAACAAAGAGCTCGTCGAGAAAGGGCAACTCGACCGACGGACGAACTACTACGCCATCAGCGACGAGGGCTACGAGTCGATCGAACAACGTCGCGAGTGGGAACAACAGTACATCGACTGA